Proteins from a single region of Nerophis lumbriciformis linkage group LG36, RoL_Nlum_v2.1, whole genome shotgun sequence:
- the trmt12 gene encoding tRNA wybutosine-synthesizing protein 2 homolog has translation MDAVPCLRVPKCDAQEFRQQLLSRTFLDRGFGLVKESTGTVLLPIVPWCLPQVDVTPPGGSCQLVWCQSSLLKKKEKGRRRDNKLEEVLLELLESHGERWTEELRIDLPRSFQRHGDLVLLGHNCFLAPPWKKIDKQLWRAVAKGLGAKRLARMSGICSDGYRSPKVTMLLGEHSWVEHVDNGITYEFDVTKCMFSAGNISEKLRVAGFDCRGETVVDLYAGIGYFTLPYLVHAGAAHVHACEWNPHAVQALHKNLVINGVHDRCTVHPEDNRQVQLGSVADRVNLGLIPTSEDGWPVACRLLKKTTGGILHIHQNVTWPGVITDEWGVRGKREAWQAWAADAASRVGSLLKELTSKPWTTSIQHIEAVKSYAPHVHHVVLDLECRPS, from the exons ATGGATGCGGTACCTTGCCTCCGTGTGCCTAAGTGCGATGCACAGGAATTCAG ACAACAACTTCTGTCCCGAACCTTCCTGGACCGAGGCTTTGGTTTAGTAAAAGAGTCGACTGGGACTGTTCTTCTGCCAATTGTACCCTGGTGTTTACCACAAGTTGATGTGACACCTCCAGGCGGTAGCTGTCAACTCGTTTGGTGTCAG TCTTCTCTGCTGAAAAAGAAGGAGAAAGGCAGGAGGAGAGACAATAAACTAGAAGAAGTCCTCCTTGAGCTGTTGGAATCTCATGGAGAAAGATGGACGGAGGAGCTGAGAATAGATCTGCCTCGCAGCTTCCAGCGACATGGAGACTTGGTCCTGCTGGGGCACAACTGTTTCTTGGCCCCTCCTTGGAAGAAAATAG ACAAGCAGCTATGGCGGGCTGTAGCCAAAGGCCTGGGGGCCAAACGCCTGgcaaggatgagtggaatatgcagCGACGGGTACAGGTCTCCCAAAGTGACCATGCTCTTGGGAGAACACAGCTGGGTTGAACACGTGGACAATGGCATCAC ATATGAGTTTGATGTCACCAAATGCATGTTTTCAGCTGGGAATATATCAGAGAAGCTGCGTGTTGCTGGATTCGACTGCAGGGGCGAAACTGTGGTTGATTTATATGCAG GTATAGGATACTTCACACTTCCATATTTGGTACATGCGGGCGCAGCACATGTGCACGCCTGCGAGTGGAACCCGCATGCGGTCCAAGCGCTACACAAGAATCTTGTGATCAATGGAGTACATGACCGCTGCACAGTTCACCCGGAGGACAATCGACAA GTTCAGCTGGGCAGTGTTGCAGACAGAGTCAACCTGGGCCTCATACCCACCTCTGAAGACGGCTGGCCAGTGGCATGTCGCCTTCTGAAGAAAACTACTGGTGGTATTTTACACATTCATCAAAACGTTACATGGCCTGGAGTAATAACTGATGAGTGGGGCGTACGCGGGAAGAGAGAGGCGTGGCAGGCCTGGGCGGCTGATGCTGCAAGCCGCGTCGGCTCTCTTTTGAAGGAACTCACTTCTAAACCGTGGACAACAAGCATCCAACACATTGAGGCCGTGAAGTCGTATGCGCCTCATGTTCACCATGTGGTGCTGGACTTGGAGTGCAGACCTTCTTGA